From Campylobacter sp. MG1, a single genomic window includes:
- the thrB gene encoding homoserine kinase — MKELKIISPATSANLGAGFDCLGLALNFYNETIIKKNSFFRVSIKGEGDDNIYLKKHNLFIIIFNETYYKLTGKKDNFSFSFVNNIPLSRGLGSSSSIIVAAIASAYYFAGLSINKNMILNQALDYENHPDNISPAVLGGFVCSLVENLKVNYIRTTISDSIKAVVCIPNKAISTNASRKALPTKLSLEDSCFNIAHSSLTTAAFMSKNYDMLKVAAKDRLHERGRMMAIPELFKVQELAIKNGALMSNLSGSGSTFFNLCYNDDANKLNKILSDNFKDMRVLTLDFNNTGFEIL; from the coding sequence ATGAAAGAATTAAAAATTATTAGCCCAGCTACAAGTGCAAATTTAGGTGCAGGATTTGATTGTTTAGGTTTAGCTTTAAATTTTTATAATGAGACAATTATTAAAAAAAATTCATTTTTTAGGGTTAGTATTAAGGGCGAGGGTGATGATAATATTTATTTAAAAAAGCATAATTTGTTTATAATAATTTTTAATGAAACTTATTATAAATTAACTGGTAAGAAAGACAATTTTAGTTTTTCATTTGTTAATAATATCCCATTGAGTAGAGGATTAGGTAGTTCTAGTTCAATAATAGTTGCAGCTATAGCAAGTGCTTATTATTTTGCAGGTTTAAGTATTAATAAAAATATGATTTTAAATCAAGCTTTAGATTACGAAAATCATCCTGATAATATTAGTCCAGCTGTTTTAGGTGGTTTTGTATGTTCTTTGGTTGAAAATTTAAAAGTAAATTACATTAGAACAACAATTTCAGATTCTATAAAAGCTGTAGTTTGTATCCCTAATAAAGCAATATCAACAAATGCTAGTCGTAAGGCCTTACCAACCAAACTTAGTTTAGAAGATTCTTGTTTTAATATAGCTCATAGTTCTTTAACAACAGCAGCTTTTATGAGTAAAAATTATGATATGCTAAAAGTAGCCGCTAAGGATAGACTACATGAAAGAGGTCGTATGATGGCTATCCCAGAACTTTTTAAGGTTCAAGAATTAGCTATTAAAAATGGTGCATTGATGAGTAACTTAAGTGGTTCAGGCTCAACTTTTTTTAATCTTTGCTATAACGATGACGCTAATAAGTTAAATAAAATTTTAAGTGATAATTTTAAAGATATGAGAGTTTTGACATTAGATTTTAATAATACAGGTTTTGAAATTTTATAA